A region from the Rhodamnia argentea isolate NSW1041297 chromosome 7, ASM2092103v1, whole genome shotgun sequence genome encodes:
- the LOC115746891 gene encoding uncharacterized protein LOC115746891 translates to MASVESFAHGSEPGEEATELEIPEVDGALLREILEELDKDNIAMGSGNGGGRGEYVVQPLEVHHHPNPVADAPSSEQERVLAQDLDWLEDLVLPGDEVKMGWYGDEMVGAMEFHYVVEDGNWEFYDRIASEDMGF, encoded by the exons ATGGCTTCTGTCGAGAGCTTCGCCCACGGAAGTGAACCCGGCGAGGAAGCCACCGAGCTCGAGATACCAGAAGTCGATGGGGCGCTCCTCCGAGAAATACTCGAGGAGCTCGACAAGGACAACATAGCCATGGGCAGTGGCAATGGCGGCGGCAGGGGGGAGTACGTCGTGCAGCCACTGGAGGTTCACCATCACCCTAACCCCGTCGCGGACGCCCCGAGCTCCGAGCAGGAACGCGTCCTGGCCCAAGACCTGGATTGGCTCGAGGACCTGGTGCTACCAGGTGACGAAGTGAAGATGGGTTGGTATGGGGATGAGATGGTGGGGGCCATGGAGTTTCACTATGTTGTGGAAGATGGTAATTGGGAGTTCTACGATAGGATTGCCTCTGAGGACATGG GATTCTAG